A stretch of Clostridium sp. BJN0001 DNA encodes these proteins:
- the rplR gene encoding 50S ribosomal protein L18: MFKKVDKKANREKRHLRVRKKVFGTTERPRLSVYKSEKNIYAQVIDDINGKTLVAASTLDKDASVKGGNKEGAKFVGETVAKKALENGIKEVVFDRGGYVYHGRIQELAEAAREAGLKF, translated from the coding sequence ATGTTCAAGAAGGTAGACAAAAAAGCTAATAGAGAAAAGCGTCACCTAAGAGTTCGTAAAAAAGTTTTTGGAACTACTGAAAGACCAAGACTTTCAGTTTATAAAAGTGAAAAAAATATATATGCACAAGTAATTGATGATATAAATGGAAAAACTTTAGTTGCTGCTTCAACTTTAGACAAAGATGCTTCTGTAAAAGGTGGAAACAAAGAAGGAGCTAAATTTGTTGGAGAAACTGTAGCAAAGAAAGCATTAGAAAATGGAATTAAAGAAGTGGTATTCGACAGAGGCGGATATGTATATCACGGAAGAATTCAAGAATTAGCAGAAGCTGCAAGAGAAGCAGGGTTAAAATTCTAA
- the rplF gene encoding 50S ribosomal protein L6: MSRIGKLPVAIPNGVTVAVTPDNVVTVKGPKGELVKAMHKDMSIAVENNEVIVTRHSEQKDHRALHGLTRALINNMVIGVTEGYQKTLELVGVGYRAQLKGKKLVMNLGYSHPVEVEPIDGITFETPNQITVVVKGIDKEKVGFAAADIRKWRVPEPYKGKGIKYQDEVIRRKEGKTGKK; this comes from the coding sequence ATGTCAAGAATAGGTAAATTACCAGTTGCTATCCCAAATGGAGTAACTGTTGCAGTAACACCAGACAATGTTGTTACTGTAAAAGGACCTAAGGGTGAATTAGTAAAAGCTATGCATAAAGACATGAGCATAGCAGTTGAAAACAACGAAGTAATTGTTACTAGACATAGTGAACAAAAAGACCACAGAGCTCTTCACGGATTAACAAGAGCATTAATTAACAATATGGTAATCGGAGTTACAGAAGGCTATCAGAAGACTTTAGAATTAGTTGGTGTTGGTTATAGAGCTCAGCTAAAAGGTAAGAAACTCGTAATGAACCTTGGATATTCACATCCAGTTGAAGTTGAACCTATAGACGGAATCACATTTGAAACTCCAAATCAGATAACAGTTGTTGTAAAAGGAATCGATAAAGAAAAAGTTGGATTTGCAGCTGCTGATATAAGAAAGTGGAGAGTACCAGAACCATATAAGGGTAAAGGTATTAAGTATCAAGATGAGGTTATAAGACGTAAAGAAGGTAAAACTGGTAAGAAGTAA
- the rpsE gene encoding 30S ribosomal protein S5: MRIDPSTLDLKEKVVFINRVTKVVKGGRNFRFSALVVVGDENGHVGVGMGKSIEIPEAIKKGIEDAKKNLVCVSMVGTTVPHEIHGRFGTADVLIKPAKEGTGIIAGGPARSVLELAGLKDVRAKSLGSNNPNNMVNATINGLASLRTAEDIAKLRGKSVEEILG, encoded by the coding sequence ATGAGAATCGATCCTAGTACACTAGACCTTAAAGAAAAAGTTGTATTCATAAACAGAGTAACTAAGGTTGTTAAAGGTGGTAGAAACTTCAGATTCAGCGCTTTAGTAGTTGTTGGAGACGAAAACGGACACGTAGGCGTAGGAATGGGCAAGTCAATCGAAATCCCAGAAGCAATTAAAAAAGGAATAGAAGACGCTAAGAAAAATTTAGTATGTGTTTCTATGGTAGGAACTACAGTTCCTCATGAAATCCATGGAAGATTTGGAACAGCTGACGTATTAATTAAGCCAGCTAAAGAAGGTACAGGAATTATAGCTGGAGGTCCAGCAAGATCAGTACTTGAATTAGCAGGATTAAAGGACGTAAGAGCAAAATCTTTAGGATCAAACAATCCTAACAACATGGTCAATGCAACAATTAATGGATTAGCAAGCTTAAGAACAGCTGAAGATATAGCTAAATTAAGAGGCAAATCTGTAGAAGAAATATTAGGTTAG
- the rpsC gene encoding 30S ribosomal protein S3, with product MGQKVNPHGIRVGVIKDWNAKWYANKKDFADNLVEDNLIRKFVKKELFSAGVSKIEIERAAKRVKLNIYTAKPGVVIGKGGSGITALKSKLSGFVKNRNILINIVEVKNSETNSQLMAENIAAQLEKRISFRRAMKQTMQRAMRHGIKGVKTSCSGRLGGAEIARTEQYHDGTIPLQTLRADIDYGFAEANTTYGKIGVKVWIYNGEVLPTKKVEEKEEANA from the coding sequence GTGGGTCAAAAAGTAAATCCTCATGGCATAAGAGTCGGAGTTATCAAAGACTGGAATGCAAAATGGTACGCTAATAAGAAAGATTTTGCAGATAACTTAGTTGAAGATAATTTAATAAGAAAATTTGTTAAAAAAGAACTTTTCTCAGCAGGTGTTTCAAAGATCGAAATCGAAAGAGCAGCAAAGAGAGTTAAGTTAAACATATATACTGCAAAGCCTGGAGTTGTAATAGGAAAAGGCGGTTCAGGAATTACAGCATTAAAATCTAAATTATCAGGATTCGTTAAAAACAGAAACATATTAATTAATATTGTTGAAGTTAAGAATTCTGAAACAAATTCTCAGTTAATGGCAGAAAATATTGCTGCACAACTTGAGAAAAGAATTTCGTTCAGAAGAGCTATGAAACAGACAATGCAAAGAGCTATGAGACATGGAATTAAAGGAGTTAAAACTTCTTGTTCTGGTAGATTAGGCGGAGCTGAAATAGCAAGAACTGAACAGTATCATGATGGAACAATACCTTTACAGACTTTAAGAGCTGATATTGATTATGGATTTGCAGAAGCAAATACAACATATGGAAAAATTGGAGTTAAAGTATGGATATATAATGGGGAAGTTCTTCCTACAAAGAAAGTAGAAGAAAAGGAAGAGGCTAACGCATAA
- the rplV gene encoding 50S ribosomal protein L22 — translation MEAKAVAKYIRMSPIKVGTVLNLIRGKQVKEAFAILQFTPREAAVVINKALKSAVANAENNLELNADNLYVSEAFVGQGSTLKRFQPHAQGRAFKILKKTSNITIVVKERA, via the coding sequence ATGGAAGCTAAAGCTGTAGCAAAATATATTAGAATGTCACCAATAAAAGTTGGTACTGTTCTTAATTTAATAAGAGGAAAGCAAGTTAAAGAAGCTTTCGCAATACTACAATTTACACCAAGAGAAGCAGCAGTAGTAATTAATAAAGCATTAAAATCAGCTGTTGCAAACGCAGAAAATAACTTAGAATTAAATGCAGATAATTTATATGTATCTGAAGCATTTGTAGGTCAGGGATCAACATTAAAGAGATTTCAACCTCATGCACAAGGAAGAGCATTTAAAATATTAAAGAAAACAAGCAACATAACAATAGTTGTTAAAGAAAGAGCTTAA
- the rplO gene encoding 50S ribosomal protein L15, translating to MKLHELKPAEGSKHSPKRVGRGTGSGLGRNAGKGEKGQNARSGGGVRPGFEGGQMPLFRRLPKRGFTNIFAKKIVSINVDRLNIFDNGTEVTPELLLEKKVVSKVLDGIKILGNGSLEKSLTVKGCKFSKSAIEKIEAAGGKVEVM from the coding sequence ATGAAACTTCATGAATTAAAGCCAGCAGAAGGAAGTAAACACTCTCCTAAAAGAGTAGGAAGAGGAACTGGTTCTGGATTAGGAAGAAATGCAGGAAAAGGTGAAAAAGGCCAAAATGCAAGATCAGGTGGAGGAGTAAGACCTGGATTTGAAGGAGGTCAGATGCCATTATTCAGAAGACTTCCTAAGAGAGGATTTACTAATATTTTTGCTAAGAAGATCGTAAGCATTAATGTTGACAGATTAAACATTTTTGATAATGGAACAGAAGTTACACCAGAGTTATTACTTGAAAAGAAAGTTGTAAGCAAAGTTCTTGATGGAATAAAAATACTTGGTAATGGAAGTTTAGAAAAGAGCTTAACTGTAAAAGGATGTAAATTCTCTAAGTCTGCAATTGAAAAGATAGAAGCAGCTGGGGGAAAAGTTGAGGTGATGTAA
- the rpsH gene encoding 30S ribosomal protein S8 has translation MVMTDPIADLLTRVRNANAVKHEVVEIPSSNVKKEIANILLQEGYIKEINEYNDGVVPMLRVSLKYGANKERVITGIKRISKPGLRVYCKKDEVPKVLNGLGIAVVSTSKGIMVDREARKNGLGGEVLCYVW, from the coding sequence ATGGTTATGACAGATCCTATAGCAGATTTACTAACTCGTGTAAGAAATGCTAATGCTGTAAAACATGAAGTGGTAGAAATCCCTTCTTCTAACGTAAAGAAGGAAATTGCTAATATATTATTACAAGAGGGATATATTAAGGAAATTAATGAATATAACGACGGAGTTGTACCAATGTTAAGAGTATCTCTTAAATATGGTGCTAACAAAGAAAGAGTTATAACAGGAATAAAGAGAATATCTAAACCAGGTTTAAGAGTTTATTGTAAAAAAGATGAGGTACCAAAGGTACTTAATGGTTTAGGAATTGCTGTTGTTTCTACTTCTAAAGGAATCATGGTAGATAGAGAAGCTAGAAAGAACGGTTTAGGCGGAGAAGTTCTTTGCTACGTTTGGTAG
- the rplP gene encoding 50S ribosomal protein L16, whose amino-acid sequence MLMPKRVKHRKTQRGRMKGKATRGNFLAYGDYGIQALECGWITSNQIEAARVAINRYIKRGGKLWIKIFPDKPVTQKPAETRMGSGKGAPEYWVAVVKPGRVLFELSGVTEDIAREAMRLAKHKLPIKTKFVSKSDFEEMGGEQ is encoded by the coding sequence ATGTTAATGCCTAAAAGAGTTAAACATCGTAAGACTCAACGTGGTAGAATGAAAGGTAAAGCAACAAGAGGAAACTTCTTAGCTTATGGAGACTATGGTATTCAAGCATTAGAATGTGGTTGGATTACTAGTAACCAGATAGAAGCAGCCAGAGTTGCTATTAATAGATATATAAAAAGAGGAGGAAAACTTTGGATAAAGATTTTCCCAGATAAGCCAGTTACACAAAAACCAGCTGAAACAAGAATGGGTTCTGGAAAAGGAGCTCCAGAGTATTGGGTGGCTGTAGTTAAGCCTGGTAGAGTATTATTTGAATTATCAGGAGTAACAGAAGATATTGCAAGAGAAGCAATGAGACTTGCAAAACATAAGCTTCCTATAAAGACTAAATTTGTTTCAAAGAGTGATTTTGAGGAAATGGGTGGTGAACAATAA
- a CDS encoding type Z 30S ribosomal protein S14 — MARKAIIEKWSKTPKYKTRAYSRCRICGRPHAVLKKYGICRICFRELAYKGEIPGCKKASW; from the coding sequence ATGGCACGTAAAGCTATAATTGAAAAATGGAGCAAAACTCCTAAATATAAAACTAGAGCTTATTCAAGATGTAGAATATGTGGAAGACCACATGCTGTACTTAAAAAATATGGAATTTGCCGTATTTGTTTTAGAGAACTTGCATATAAGGGTGAAATTCCAGGATGCAAGAAAGCAAGTTGGTAA
- the rpmC gene encoding 50S ribosomal protein L29 — protein sequence MKARELKELRAGNPQDLEAKLGDLKAELFNLRFQLATGQLENPMRIREVKKSIAQIKTILRLEEISALEQ from the coding sequence ATGAAGGCTAGAGAATTAAAAGAGTTAAGAGCAGGAAACCCACAAGATTTAGAAGCAAAATTAGGAGATCTTAAAGCTGAATTATTCAACTTAAGATTCCAGTTAGCTACAGGTCAATTAGAAAATCCAATGAGAATTAGAGAAGTAAAGAAATCTATAGCCCAAATAAAAACCATCTTAAGATTAGAGGAAATTAGTGCATTGGAACAATAA
- the rpsQ gene encoding 30S ribosomal protein S17 translates to MERGLRKKRIGKVVSDKMDKTIVVAVETKVKHPLYGKIINRTTKFKAHDENNEAKINDKVSIMETRPLSKDKRWRLVEIVEKAK, encoded by the coding sequence ATGGAAAGAGGATTAAGAAAGAAGAGAATAGGCAAGGTTGTTTCTGATAAAATGGATAAGACAATCGTAGTCGCTGTTGAAACTAAGGTTAAACATCCACTATACGGAAAAATTATTAATAGAACTACTAAGTTCAAAGCTCATGATGAAAATAATGAAGCAAAAATTAATGATAAAGTATCAATTATGGAAACTAGACCATTATCTAAAGATAAGAGATGGAGACTTGTTGAGATAGTAGAAAAGGCTAAATAG
- the rplE gene encoding 50S ribosomal protein L5 produces MTRLQEKYEKEVVPALVEKFGYKNMMEVPKLEKIVINMGVGEAKENHKVLESAVSDLTLISGQKPVLTRARKSVANFKIRENMPIGCKVTLRRAKMFEFADKLMSIALPRVRDFRGVSSKAFDGRGNYSLGIKEQLIFPEIEYDKIDKVRGMDIIFVTSANTDEEARELLRFLGMPFSQK; encoded by the coding sequence ATGACAAGACTTCAGGAGAAATATGAAAAAGAAGTAGTACCAGCTTTAGTTGAAAAGTTTGGTTATAAAAATATGATGGAAGTTCCAAAGCTTGAAAAGATAGTAATTAATATGGGTGTTGGAGAAGCAAAAGAAAATCATAAGGTACTAGAAAGTGCTGTTAGCGATTTAACTTTAATTTCAGGACAGAAGCCTGTATTAACTAGAGCAAGAAAATCAGTTGCGAACTTCAAAATAAGAGAAAACATGCCAATAGGCTGTAAAGTAACATTAAGAAGAGCTAAAATGTTTGAATTTGCTGACAAATTAATGAGTATCGCATTACCAAGAGTAAGAGATTTCAGAGGTGTTTCAAGCAAAGCATTTGATGGAAGAGGAAACTATTCATTAGGAATTAAAGAACAATTAATATTCCCAGAAATTGAATATGACAAGATTGATAAAGTAAGAGGAATGGATATTATCTTTGTTACATCAGCTAACACAGATGAAGAAGCTAGAGAACTTCTTAGATTCTTAGGTATGCCATTCTCTCAAAAATAA
- the rplX gene encoding 50S ribosomal protein L24 yields MKIHVRKNDTVIVISGKDKGKTGEVLKTYPKAGRVLVQGVNIVKKHQKANRANVESAIVEKEAPINSSKVMLYCTKCKSATRISNKILNDGAKVRVCKKCGEQF; encoded by the coding sequence TTGAAGATACATGTAAGAAAGAATGACACAGTTATCGTTATATCTGGAAAAGATAAAGGAAAGACTGGAGAAGTTTTAAAAACATATCCTAAAGCAGGAAGAGTTCTTGTTCAAGGAGTTAATATAGTAAAGAAACATCAAAAAGCTAACAGAGCTAATGTTGAGAGTGCAATCGTAGAAAAAGAAGCTCCAATAAATAGTTCAAAAGTTATGTTATATTGTACTAAATGTAAATCAGCTACTAGAATTAGCAATAAGATTTTAAATGACGGTGCTAAGGTAAGAGTATGCAAAAAATGTGGAGAACAATTCTAA
- the rplN gene encoding 50S ribosomal protein L14 — translation MIQQQTLLKVADNSGAKEIMCIRVLGGSKRKFGNIGDVIVASVKSATPGGVVKKGEVVKAVIVRSAKGVRRDDGSYIKFDENAAVLIKDDKQPRGTRVFGPVARELRDKEFNKILSLAPEVL, via the coding sequence ATGATACAACAACAAACCTTATTAAAGGTTGCTGACAATTCCGGTGCAAAAGAAATAATGTGCATCAGAGTATTAGGCGGATCAAAAAGAAAGTTTGGTAATATTGGTGATGTAATAGTAGCCAGCGTAAAAAGTGCAACACCAGGTGGAGTTGTTAAAAAGGGAGAAGTTGTAAAAGCAGTTATAGTAAGATCAGCTAAAGGCGTAAGAAGAGATGATGGATCTTACATTAAATTTGACGAAAATGCAGCGGTTTTAATAAAAGATGACAAACAACCAAGAGGAACACGTGTATTTGGACCTGTTGCAAGGGAGCTAAGAGATAAGGAATTCAATAAAATATTATCATTAGCACCAGAAGTTCTATAA
- the rpmD gene encoding 50S ribosomal protein L30, with amino-acid sequence MAKVKITLVKSLIGRKKDHIATANALGLRKIGVTVEPEMTPQVKGMINKIDYLLKVEEL; translated from the coding sequence ATGGCAAAAGTAAAGATTACATTAGTAAAAAGCTTAATTGGTAGAAAAAAGGACCATATCGCTACTGCAAATGCCCTTGGACTTAGAAAAATTGGTGTTACAGTAGAACCTGAGATGACTCCTCAAGTTAAGGGTATGATCAATAAAATAGATTATTTATTAAAGGTTGAAGAATTATAG